The Lemur catta isolate mLemCat1 chromosome X, mLemCat1.pri, whole genome shotgun sequence genome has a window encoding:
- the LOC123628215 gene encoding LOW QUALITY PROTEIN: cerebellar degeneration-related antigen 1-like (The sequence of the model RefSeq protein was modified relative to this genomic sequence to represent the inferred CDS: inserted 1 base in 1 codon; deleted 1 base in 1 codon), with amino-acid sequence MLEDVKMLEDAEMLEDTKMVEDVEILEDEQMLEALEMLEDLELEDIDFLEDMAMLEEVDFLEDVALVEDVDFLEDKALLEDVPLLEDIGRLEDINLMEDMALLEDVDLLEDVDFPEAMDLMEDLDFLEDVDRLEDLRSLEDVDFLEDMAFLEDMDFQEDSNCPEDLDCLEEVDFLEDWETWRLLEDMTFLEDMALLEDLDLVEDTDFVWKTWMDWKTXIWWKTDCWKTKIFLEDLDLVEDVDFSGRHGLTGRPGFLPGRH; translated from the exons ATGTTGGAAGACGTGAAGATGCTGGAAGATGCAGAGATGTTGGAAGACACAAAAATGGTGGAAGACGTGGAGATACTGGAAGACGAACAGATGCTGGAAGCCCTGGAGATGCTGGAAGACCTGGAG TTGGAAGACATAGATTTTCTGGAAGACATGGCCAtgttggaagaagttgattttcTGGAAGACGTGGCTTTGGTGGAAGACGTGGATTTTCTGGAAGACAAAGCTTTGTTGGAAGACGTACCTTTGTTGGAAGACATAGGTAGGCTGGAAGACATAAATTTGATGGAAGACATGGCTTTGTTGGAAGACGTGGATTTGCTGGAAGATGTGGATTTCCCGGAAGCTATGGATTTGATGGAAGACTTAGATTTTCTGGAAGACGTGGATAGGCTGGAAGACCTG AGATCATTGGAAGACGTAGATTTTCTGGAAGACATGGCTTTTTTGGAAGACATGGATTTTCAGGAAGACTCAAATTGTCCAGAAGACCTGGATTGTTTGGAAGAGGTGGATTTTCTGGAAGACTGGGAA ACTTGGAGGTTATTGGAAGACATGACTTTTCTGGAAGACATGGCTTTATTAGAAGACCTGGATTTAGTGGAAGACACAGATTTTGTCTGGAAGACCTGGATGGACTGGAAGA TGATTTGGTGGAAGACAGATTGCTGGAAGACCAAGATTTTCTTGGAAGACCTGGATTTGGTGGAAGATGTAGATTTTTCTGGAAGACATGGACTGACTGGAAGACCTGGATTTCTTCCTGGAAGACATTGA